Within Babylonia areolata isolate BAREFJ2019XMU chromosome 3, ASM4173473v1, whole genome shotgun sequence, the genomic segment CACACAGGAACACATCACAACAGGGTTCCCACAGTTCAGCAGATATCCCAGAATAGATGATCAATTTTCaccatattttgtatttttgatttTACTGCTAGTTGAACGGTACTGGTAAATAGTTTCattaaaattccaagactttttctTGACCTTGAAGGGCAAAACAGGTTTTCCAAAGACtgttccagccctggaaatggttctcttatTTTTCCATGACTTTTCCAAGACTTGAGTTGACAAATGACAATGAATATTGttacttatagtccagctgaccgcacagagccatatcacacacacgcacacacacacacatgcttgaacAAAGTCACGCCAAACATCACCAAAGCAAACAACAAGGACTCACAGCCAGgagctgtgtgtgcacatgcagcaCGATGAGGTTGATGGCCACGTCATTCTCCCCTCCCCGGGGCACAATGATGTCAGCGCAACTCATCGTTGGCTCAATGTAGTGCTCGAATGATGGCTTCACAAACTTGTTGTACTGCTTCAACACCCCCTCCAGGTCACGACCCCGCTCTGAGATGTCACGCTTCAGACGACGGGCCAGGCGCACATCTGAATCTGTGTCCACGAACACTTTGAGGTCCATttgctgcacaacaacaacaaaaagtaattcACTAAACAACCAAATaagtataaaaacaaaagaaaagaataacaaacaaaagtCTTCAAAGAAATAATTCTCtaaacaaccaaaaaagaacaaaaaaaaatggtgttTTTCTTCAAAGTCTACAATCAGTAACAGAAAAATTCCATTTTTCCCCTTCAAGTACAGATAAATCCAGATAATCTTTTGCTGGTTAACTCCATTATACGTTATGTTCTCCATCAGTGCAATAACTTAAATGAATCAGAATATGTATTTGACCTTTTCTATACATTTATCCATAAACTCTTCCCCCACCCAAGAACattaatattgaaaaaaaacaaaaaacactgccaCATGgtaaatacttttttcttctttttttttaaattttttatctaTCAACCTCACCTAAATCATAGCAGTCCTGGGCTTACCAAAATGTTAAGAAAAGTATAGGAGATACTGAAGTGCATTTTCAAAGGACAGTATTTTTTATAAACTGTAATTCAAATTTTCTCTAGCTTTCAAGGTGATCACCAAGCCAAGACTTATTTCACAATAatcttatgttttttgttgttgtttttttttcatatagaaaACTAACCAAGGGAAGAGGTGAGTAGGCAAACCAGGAATACACATGTTTCATGATGAAAATTATGCATCAAACAGAATCTGAATGggagtgtgaggagggggagggggaagagtggtGGAGCGAATGACCTCACCTTCAACAAGTCCTTGCTTGTGAAGGCCATGATGCCTTCAAACACGACCACATTTGCGCCGTaaattgttttctgaaaacaTAGCAAAGATATCCTCAGCATTTCTTAAAAACaagtacaaaacaacaaaaaaaaaaatctctctctctcacacacacacacacacacaaacacacacacactgggtcaaCACATCAAAGACTAAAAAGCAGCAGCATGAAggcacaacaaaaacagaacacacctTCCCCACACCCTCTTCTTAGTAAAATGTAACACCTTTTTTCCGTAATGGCAAGAAGAAACTAAATGTAAAGAGTGTTCACAACCATGCATCATCAAGAATTTAAAGTATACACAGAAAGTGCAAGaacctgctgttgttgtgtgcacAGAACTAATGAACTTATCTCTGGAAAAACTGAAGTTATGTTCTATCATCTATACCtaacaaagaatgaaaacatatACCATATTCACCGATTATGGgccaggaaagaaaggaaaactgaCTATACCCATTTAGGAAAAGTGACTTTGCACACTAATTTTGCTTTTTCACCATTATCACCTGTATTTTACACAAGGTATCCTGAAACAACCCAGCAAGCTTGCTCATGTGAACCCCCATGAACACATATGAACAACAATgtcaaacacaaaatacattatTCCTGGGCCTGACACAACATCATCACTAGTAGTACTAATCCTTCTGAGTttatgggcagcaactcccatgttcacttgtatacaagTACAGGTAAGGCTTTTACATGTAAGACCATTTTTATCCCACCTAATAGGCAACCAAACTTTTTCAGAGGTATAAGGTAATACCGCAGACTGCTGTCTTCTTTATCCTGACACCCTGAAATACCACAGACTGCCATCACAGTCATTGTGACATCCTGAAACATCACAGACTACTTACTATCATGGCCATCATGACACCCTGAAATACCAGACTGCTGCCATGGTCATCGTAATGCCCTAAAATAACACAGACTCATCATGGTCATCGTGATGCCCCAAAATGACACAGATGGCTATCATCATGATGCCCCCAAATACCATTGCCTGCTGTCATGGTCATCATGCCACAAAATAACACTGCCTGCTGTCATGGTCATCATGTCGCCCCAAAATACCAAAGACTGCTGTCATGGTCGTCATGCCCCAAAATACCAAAGACTGCTGTCATGGTCGTCATGCCCCAAAATAACACTGCctgctgtcattgtcatcatgccCCAAAATACCAAAGACTGCTGTCATGGTCGTCATGCCCCAAAATACCAAAGCCTGCTGTCGTGGTCGTCATGCCCCGAAATACCAAAGCCTGCTGTCATGGTCATCATGCCCCGAAATACCAAAGTCTGCTGTCATGGTCGTCATGCCCCAAAATACCAAAGTCTGCTGTCATGGTCGTCATGCCCCAAAATAACACTGCCTGCTGTCATGGTCATCATGTTGCCCCAAAATACCAAACTGCTGTTATGTCATCATGACACCCAAAAATACCACAAACTGCTATGATAATCATCATGGAGCCCCAAAATACCACAGACTCCTATCCTTGTGACACTCCAAAATACCAAACTCTGCTGTCATGGTCATCATGTCACCCCCAAATACCAGAGACTGCTGTTCTAGTTATCATGACGCCCCAAAATGCCATAAACTGTCATGATTATTATAACACCAACCATGTGCGGTTCCCTGGCATGTGTGGAGAAGTTGTAGATAGGCACATCGATGTTCTTCCCTTCCTTCAGACGCTGCAGTGTGGCCGCCAGCAGGGGAATGTCAAAGGCATCAGGGTGGTCAAAGTTGTACTCATTGCACGCCGCTCTCTCGTGCTGCTCCTCATTTAAtacctggaaaaaaaacccaatgaggtCTAAGTTGCTGCACGTTACACAGTAACATACCTCTTCAACTCACCGAATGGGAAAATATACAGCAGATAAATATCTGTGCccatcaaaccacacatacacactcaacacTTTGAGAGCATTTTGATGTGTTTCTGCATATGATTCAgccctttgtttcattttgtttttgttgcttatagAAGAGCTGACCaaaaaacagagcaaaccataggcctagtttgcatcagtttgacatggtacagtatatgacaccaaatagggccttatcaggactgtcaaaacaTACAAATGCTTAACCgcaccaacacaacactgtcacatctacaaaaaacatACAGAtgaacccacaaaacacagttcataacacagtatcccaaccatctagctccttatggcaaataagactaggccatgctgaggacgccagccaatccacttaatttatcatccccatgttacaaaaaatcgtaaaaaaggaaaaaaaacaatatttcaatttcaaagccaaacaaaaaatgcatcaaaaaggccatacaggcaaataacactgaagaatgggcagctagtgcccatcccactgTTTACACCTTaatacctaatcgccagagtaaaacagcacagacagtacatcatagactgtggaaaagagaaaaaaaaatgtcaaggcttgcttgaaaaaagaaaggggaatgggctgggaaggcagaaaaaggagacaacagcgaagaaagaaaaaaggcagaaacaaagagtgatagaaCAAAGGAAATTTCtatcacagaatttccagaaggcggggatgctatttatactgaaagaccaaCGGCATCCCCACGGGCGGATGATTTAGCCCTTGATAATAATTGCACCCAATATAAAAATAAGTATTCCAGTTGTCAATCACAATGTGTTGTTCTGGTGATGTCAATGTGGTGATAGATATGTCCCCTGTCCCCAGTTTCCTGGAATGTTTATCCCTATAAACTGTATCACTTGAGATGGGCGTCAGTGTAAAACCTGATTGCCACTTACCTCTGTGACTCActgtatggggggcggggggtgtgagggtgtgtgtgtggggggtatatatatatatgtgtgtgtgtgtgtgtgtgtgtgtgtgtgtgtgtgtgttggtgttgtgttttctgtgtgtgtgtgtgtgtgtgtgtgtgtgtgtgtgtgtgtgtgtactccagaTGTGGCAaaacttctgcacacacacacaactgtgctTTCTGAATAACATTTTCTTTCAACACCTCTTCCCTTTTGACAGCTTTCCCATGGACtgtccttaacacacacacatttgttgacACAGCGATGCCATTTCCACTTCGCTTTTATCAGACATACACCTGAGGCACACCAAAGTAAATATGCATACATGCCAAGGTGGGGGCTTTACAGTTCGAACTGAAAAAGCTATACACTGAAACACTATCTGCTGGCTAAAATAGCAGATACTGTTGCCTTTTTTAATATTTCACATATAtttgaaagaataaatgaatgaatgaataactaagtgaatgaatgaatgaatgtacacgcgtgtgtgtgagcatgtgtagtgtgtgtgcatgcatatgcatgctttttgtgtgtgtatgtatcattcTCTCAATTATACCTTATAAAAAGAGTCCATGCTTAGCAAGCTGACCCATGGCACATCCAGCGCTTCAATTATCTTCTTGGCCACAGTTGTTTTTCCAGAGGCACTGCCCCCACATATACCTGCACATTAATAACAAACAACTCTTTTTTCTGTAGTCTATCACAGGATAAACTAAATCAAATGTTACATGAATGGAGATTTAAGCCATATAACTCATAATAATTGAAGCTAAAACACTGACAATAttttatgtacatatacatgtatatattacaTTTCACTTTTCAGCTTCTCAGGACCCCCCACCGatgtcccttcacacacacacacacaagaaaaaaaagaaaaaaaaaaaattaacgtaaATACACTTTGTTAGAGATAATTGTTCCCAAAACTGATGCTGAGCATATACATCAGAAACCTGACTTTTAAACAAGCAGTAACAGTTTCATGAAATTTTTTATTTCACTAATGTTATGCTaacaaatatttctttttttaacacaggGCAAACTTCAGCCAAAGACTACAATATGATCTTTGTTTTCCCACTGATCTCAAGgcctgggtttatgcgaaggtcaagcatctgatctgttccccccccccccccctttttttttttttaaacagcagatcTAGCGCAGCATttttggatcagtccacatgctttgacacctcttaAAGAAAACTTACCAATAACAAATGCATTTTTCAGCTGTCCATGTGAGTCGTACCAGGGTGGGCGACCCGCTGTGTACAATGTGCGTTTAGCAGTGTGCACAACACGTGTTGCTTTTGTGACGGTGCCAGCGTAGCCTTTTTTCTTGATGCTGCCAGACTTGGCAGGACTCTTGGGGGGCACAGCCTTGATAGTGGGGGAAATCAACCCCTGCTCTCCTCCCATGTGCGGTGAAGGGGTGTCACGATCATTGGCTACATCTTCCCCACTGCCACTGGAACATAGTAATACAGTATCAATGATTAACCACTTCTTTGTCAGTTCTGGAAAATGTATCAAAAGgggttgaaagggttaaatgtCCAGTAGCCTTTTATAGCAATTACAGCAGTGAATTTGTTTCCACAGTGACTAGCGCTTAGCACTGGAAGGtggggcctaatcctctccttccgctgttttaaccttccccaaccgtaGTGAGGTACTCATTACCACCCTGGTTACTTGCTGCCCATTATGCCTTCTGGAATGTAGAGCAGCAATGAAGATGCTGCTATTTCCGTAACAAAGCTTTTTAATGGAACTGGACTGTTAGCCGTGTGCCCTATCTCCAACCAGAGGACCAGTGAATCACACTTTTTCTGCTTTTACTGGCCTGGCTTGGGCAGCCCTACCAGGAGCATAAACTCCCACCGGCATAGCTCctgggagtgaggaaaatcacagtAGAGTGTCTTTACCATGGAGTAGGACACAACATCTTGCCAAAATGCAGCCTaaaaactctgatcactggtaaacactgaaTCAGAAATCCAACGCCTCATTCTGCCAAGCACCTCTAGGAAACTGTATCATTCAAAACAAATAATGCACTTGACAGTGCCATGTGGACCATCAGTGACTCACACTGATGCAGACTGAAGGAAAGGTTGTTTTGACAGATGCTTTGAACCACTTAACTCACAGCCATCACCTGATGTGACATACAATTTTTGGTGATGGTTTTTATACTGACactgatagtgacagtgacaggcaaCTATGAAAACAACCTAGTGGGGGCAGGTTGCTTAGTTTGGGACAGAGATCAGAAAATCGATGTTCAAAAGATACACAGCACTCTGAGCACTGAGCTGAAACGGAGAATTATTGACTTTCAGGTTCATGTTTCTTCCtagtccatgtctgtgtcttcttAGATATGGTAGCTAATTTCACCAGAGTAAAGGATCTGCTGTACAGTGATTGGGGGTTTCCAGAAAAAAATGTGAAtgcatttctctctcttacaGAAAAACTTGCTGTCTTATAAATTTAAGTACTTACAACACTTAACATCAAAATTATCAGAAAAGAACTAAACAGATCTACAGGTACTGATATTTAGATGCAGGTTATGGTAAACACAATAACAGAGTTCTATGTTAGAGAGGTGCTGTGGTCAAGTCGGTCTGGCACTGGACTTCGATCCAGTGATCACTAGTGATCAGGCCCCTTtcagcctggtgttgtgtccttgggaagggcacTTAACTCTGATTTTCCTGAATTCACTcatgtgtgaatgggttcctTTCTTCATGTGGAGAAGGTTAAAACACCAGAAAAAAGAGGATTGGACCCCACcttatgccaagccctggacacagtagatatgtattgtatgtatgggACCTTTattcttttcaacaacaacaaacaactatatACATGTTATACTGGCCTCAACGACTCATCAGGAGTTTGTGAGGCCAATATAACATGTTTATAGAGTtttatcagtttggttttccatgGGTGAGAGACTGGGACatattaaccagttcagtgccagagaattttgtataaaaaaacaaacaaaaaaaaaactataaaaaataatttaaaaagctCATCCTTGCCAGAGGATACTGAGGATTCAGGGgtacatgttttatttttttttaaattctagcacaaaaactataGGAGATACACTGATACAGAACAAAAGTAAACATTCTTGTGAATAAAAATGAATGCCGATTTTAAATCCGGGCTTATGTCCCAATCTATATTTTGAACCCAGATAACTATTTAGGCAGCTGAAAGCGAAGATATTAATTTTCAGGCATttaaaaaagtctatttccacctcaaaatacagctggaaatgcATGCTTACTGTCTGATATACACCTGCAAAATAAAACAGCAAATACTTTTATGATAA encodes:
- the LOC143280160 gene encoding uridine-cytidine kinase-like 1; this translates as MTDSVFKFSTNSSASDSGSGEDVANDRDTPSPHMGGEQGLISPTIKAVPPKSPAKSGSIKKKGYAGTVTKATRVVHTAKRTLYTAGRPPWYDSHGQLKNAFVIGICGGSASGKTTVAKKIIEALDVPWVSLLSMDSFYKVLNEEQHERAACNEYNFDHPDAFDIPLLAATLQRLKEGKNIDVPIYNFSTHAREPHMKTIYGANVVVFEGIMAFTSKDLLKQMDLKVFVDTDSDVRLARRLKRDISERGRDLEGVLKQYNKFVKPSFEHYIEPTMSCADIIVPRGGENDVAINLIVLHVHTQLLARGFKLRNKLANVEYKDAPMPNSLHVLEKTPQVHGLHTFIRNQETNRDEFIFYSKRLMRLLFECAMSLLPFKAVNAETPQGYEYSGKKLSDIKIAGVSILRAGETMEQALREVSKDVSIGKILIQTNLDTGEPELHYLRLPKDIKDYHIFLMDATVATGAAAMMAIRVLLDHDVPEENITLCSLLMAESGVHSVAYAFPKVKIVTTAVDKEVNEKFHILPGIGNFGDRFFGTDFTESVA